From Nicotiana tabacum cultivar K326 chromosome 20, ASM71507v2, whole genome shotgun sequence, one genomic window encodes:
- the LOC142174466 gene encoding uncharacterized protein LOC142174466 — MEFVRLSKYAPQLVSTMGDRVRRFVQGLSPLVVNEAATTALHSDMNYGKIVGFSQAIEARKLKIRAGRESNSRARSVCHSGRPVQRRGPSGSSQSYDQSSASTLPSTYSYQQSSHSRPGSNSRRPHQSGRPGGRSQQQGRALCPKCGRFHTKTCYLDLPVCYRCGARGHIQRDCHAPSQGMGRGFAQSSGSSAATSSARPPAPVGRSAVRGGARGRGGPNRFYALSGRQSAEASPDVATGILSVQAIDCYALIYPGSSLSYVTPFIASSFGVEPEQLHDPFSVSTSVGDSITAARVYRNCVVTVCGRATTVDLTELGMVDFDVIMGMDWLYSCFAKLDCRTRVMRLEFPNEPVIEWKGNGVVPKGRFVSYIKALKMIKKGCIFHLVRVEDTTSEVSVPESVPVVNEFIEVFSDELPGIPPDREIDFGIDVLPDTQQISIPPYRMALAELRELKGQLEDLLEKGFIRPSVSPWGAPVLFVRKKEGSLRMCIDYR; from the coding sequence atggagtttgtgAGATTGTCCAAGTATGCTCCCCAGTTAGTGTCGACCATGGGTGATCGAGTTCGGCGATTTGTTCAGGGTCTCAGTCCTTTGGTGGTGAACGAGGCTGCTACAACGGCCTTACACTcagatatgaattatgggaagattgtgGGATTCTCTCAGGCCATAGAGGCTAGGAAGTTGAAAATACGAGCAGGAAGGGAGAGTAACAGCAGGGCCCGATCAGTGTGTCACTCAGGGAGACCAGTTCAGAGAAGGGGACCATCAGGGTCATCCCAGTCATATGATCAGTCCTCAGCGAGCACACTACCATCTACGTACAGTTATCAGCAGAGTAGTCACTCGAGACCAGGTTCAAATAGTAGGAGACCCCATCAGTCCGGTCGTCCGGGAGGGAGATCACAACAGCAGGGGAGGGCTCTATGCCCCAAGTGTGGGAGATTCCATACAAAGACTTGTTATCTGGATCTCCCGGTGTGTTATAGATGCGGGGCGAGAGGTCATATCCAGCGGGACTGCCATGCGCCCAGTCAGGGCATGGGTAGGGGATTTGCTCAGTCATCCGGTTCTTCAGCCGCCACATCATCCGCGCGCCCTCCAGCTCCAGTAGGGCGTAGTGCAGTTAGGGGTGGAGCTCGTGGTAGAGGTGGACCCAACCGATTTTACGCcttgagtggtcgccagagtgcagaggcttcccCAGATGTTGCTACAGGTATCTTGTCTGTTCAGGCCATTGATTGTTATGCTCTTATTTATCCGGGGTCCTCTTTGTCTTATGTCACCCCATTCATTGCTTCAAGTTTTGGGGTAGAACCCGAACAACTTCATGATCCGTTCTCTGTATCGACTTCGGTTGGTGATTCTATCACAGCCGCGCGAGTTTATAGGAATTGTGTTGTCACGGTATGTGGTCGTGCTACCACGGTCGATCTTACTGAGCTTggaatggtggattttgatgtgattatgggaatggactggctttattcgtgCTTTGCTAAACTTGACTGCCGAACGAGAGTCATGAGGCTTGAGTTCCCTAATGAGCctgttattgagtggaagggaaaTGGTGTGGTACCGAAGGGTAGGTTTGTTTCTTACATTAAGGCTTTGAAGATGATTAAGAAGGGGTGTATTTTCCATTTGGTCCGGGTGGAGGACACCACTTCAGAAGTATCTGTCCCCGAGTCCGTGCCAGTCGTGAATGAGTTTATTGAAGTGTTTTCGGACGAGCTTCCAGGGATCccgccagatagggagattgattttgggattgatgtatTGCCAGATACGCAGCaaatatctattccaccatatagAATGGCGCTAGCAGAGTTAAGGGAGTTAAAGGGGCAGCTGGAGGATTTATTAGAAAAGGGGTTCATACGGCcaagtgtgtcaccgtggggtgctcCGGTTCTTTTTGTCAGAAAGAAGGAAGGGTCGctccggatgtgtattgattatcggtag